A genomic stretch from bacterium includes:
- a CDS encoding methyltransferase domain-containing protein, producing MAVRKKPKPKKHVSVKKIVRKSAQGNKRVPTKKTTKKRSTPRYVSRNVPQIENLLSEIEYGESIAQYFDILYPEEVLTRVQAAFYEMILKKYNVKSACDLACRTGQTLKLLNKLGIKKLAGVDVSPAMIARCKKKLPKSVPLFINDVYLAPMSVGEVKYDLVICTKDSLPMVLDDEALMNFFAQARELLTDQGVLIVEMWNYEKIWRNKERFMPVMDRCTKKESRLFFLENDFHQELLVRNLVRLEKDKNEWSLRALSIPARPVTRNEVEFFVKEAQFSKWGFLGSYGGGPYVPQESMYTILIATK from the coding sequence ATGGCCGTGAGAAAAAAGCCTAAACCCAAAAAGCATGTATCCGTTAAGAAAATTGTCCGAAAAAGTGCGCAGGGTAATAAACGCGTTCCAACAAAGAAAACGACAAAGAAAAGATCAACCCCCCGCTACGTCAGCCGCAATGTGCCGCAAATCGAAAATTTGTTGTCTGAAATCGAATACGGCGAATCTATTGCCCAATATTTTGACATCCTCTATCCCGAAGAAGTGTTAACGCGCGTTCAGGCTGCATTCTATGAAATGATCCTTAAAAAGTATAACGTCAAGTCCGCGTGCGATCTCGCCTGCCGGACAGGGCAAACGCTGAAACTGCTGAACAAACTCGGCATCAAAAAATTAGCCGGCGTGGATGTAAGTCCTGCTATGATCGCACGTTGTAAAAAGAAACTTCCCAAAAGCGTTCCGCTTTTCATCAACGATGTATATTTAGCGCCGATGTCCGTGGGCGAAGTAAAATACGATCTGGTGATCTGCACCAAAGATTCCCTCCCGATGGTGTTGGACGATGAAGCGCTGATGAATTTTTTTGCACAGGCGCGTGAACTCTTGACCGATCAAGGCGTTCTGATCGTGGAAATGTGGAATTACGAAAAAATATGGAGAAATAAGGAACGATTCATGCCCGTGATGGACCGGTGCACCAAAAAAGAGTCCAGGCTTTTCTTTCTGGAAAACGATTTTCATCAGGAACTGCTCGTGCGTAACCTGGTTCGCCTGGAGAAGGATAAGAATGAATGGAGCCTGCGGGCTCTCTCTATTCCCGCAAGGCCGGTCACCCGCAACGAAGTGGAATTTTTTGTGAAGGAAGCGCAATTCTCCAAATGGGGATTTTTAGGTTCTTATGGCGGCGGCCCGTACGTGCCGCAAGAGTCGATGTACACGATCCTGATTGCAACAAAGTAA
- a CDS encoding DUF559 domain-containing protein: MRSTRAERLLWQSLRNRGIEGFKFRRQHSVGPFVLDFYCPELKLAIEVDGYSHDSEETKKYDTERQKIIEVYGVRFLRIRDEEVHKNIDKILDRIRSEIETKL; encoded by the coding sequence ATGCGCTCGACACGCGCCGAAAGGCTGCTTTGGCAAAGCCTGCGAAATCGCGGGATTGAAGGCTTCAAGTTTCGTCGTCAGCATAGTGTTGGTCCTTTTGTGCTGGATTTTTATTGTCCGGAACTAAAGTTGGCGATCGAAGTGGACGGCTATTCACATGACTCGGAAGAAACAAAGAAGTATGATACAGAGAGGCAGAAAATCATAGAGGTTTACGGAGTCAGGTTTTTACGAATCAGAGATGAAGAAGTTCATAAAAACATCGACAAGATCCTGGATCGCATAAGAAGTGAAATAGAAACGAAGCTTTGA
- a CDS encoding DUF4386 domain-containing protein, whose amino-acid sequence MEMNSTSLKNTARFAGLLYLIWIITGLFAMFYVPSQINMKGDAAATAQNILSNEFLFRASIVNDIFSGTLWVIMVLVFYRLFKPVDKFQAKLLVALVMVQIPNIFIMEALNIASLMSFKGEILKTFELAQRQDLAMLFLKINDYVVIILEAFWGLWLIPLAILVYRSRFLPHFLGVWLALTGLFYLALSFTDIMMPQYRDMVLNSPVALPIELGEVAFMLWLLIMGAKEKTVNSVPVQ is encoded by the coding sequence ATGGAAATGAATTCGACTTCACTCAAAAACACGGCAAGGTTTGCCGGTCTGCTGTATCTTATTTGGATCATAACAGGGCTCTTTGCCATGTTTTACGTACCTTCACAGATCAATATGAAGGGCGATGCGGCTGCTACGGCCCAGAATATCTTATCCAATGAATTCTTATTTCGGGCCAGCATTGTCAATGATATTTTCAGCGGGACCCTTTGGGTCATTATGGTATTGGTTTTTTACCGATTGTTCAAACCGGTCGACAAGTTCCAGGCTAAACTTTTAGTTGCATTGGTCATGGTGCAAATTCCAAACATTTTTATTATGGAGGCACTCAATATTGCCTCGCTCATGAGCTTTAAGGGCGAAATATTAAAAACATTCGAGCTTGCTCAACGACAAGATCTGGCAATGCTTTTTCTTAAAATTAATGACTACGTAGTTATCATATTAGAAGCGTTCTGGGGGCTTTGGCTCATTCCTTTAGCGATCCTTGTTTACAGATCCCGTTTTCTGCCGCATTTTCTTGGGGTGTGGTTAGCGCTCACCGGATTGTTTTATCTGGCCTTGAGTTTCACAGATATCATGATGCCTCAATACCGGGATATGGTTTTAAACAGCCCGGTTGCCTTGCCTATCGAACTTGGAGAAGTTGCGTTTATGTTGTGGCTTTTGATCATGGGCGCAAAAGAGAAAACAGTGAATAGCGTACCTGTGCAATAA
- a CDS encoding DUF4386 domain-containing protein has protein sequence MTTEIKSIETSPQFYARICGVLYLVMIIAGGFAEVFVREGLTVSRDAAATAQNILSSELMFRFGFVADLVCLISGTFLSLIFYVMFKRVNKNLSLLALIFSILGSAVMAVNLLNQLAPLLLLHKAVYLKAFTPEQLQTLSLFFLNLQSQGYGISLLLFAFYFPIIGYLVYKSTFLPRILGFIYTLAGIGYLSNSLAMFLFPPLLALLFPYSLLPAFIGESSMSLWMIVKGVNIQKWREKASQKQVAERGSDHA, from the coding sequence ATGACCACAGAGATTAAATCCATTGAAACTTCACCGCAATTTTATGCAAGGATCTGCGGAGTCCTATACCTGGTCATGATAATCGCCGGCGGGTTCGCCGAAGTATTCGTCAGGGAAGGGCTCACCGTATCGCGTGATGCGGCGGCTACGGCGCAGAATATTCTGTCGTCCGAACTGATGTTTCGTTTTGGTTTTGTAGCCGATCTTGTCTGTCTTATCTCCGGTACTTTTTTGTCACTCATTTTCTATGTCATGTTCAAAAGAGTGAATAAGAATCTGTCTCTGCTTGCTTTAATATTTTCCATATTAGGGAGCGCAGTCATGGCTGTCAACCTGCTCAACCAGCTTGCGCCTTTGCTGCTCTTGCATAAGGCCGTTTACTTAAAAGCATTTACACCGGAGCAGTTACAGACGCTTTCGCTATTTTTTCTCAATTTGCAATCACAAGGGTATGGCATCAGCCTTTTATTGTTCGCTTTTTATTTTCCAATTATCGGATACCTGGTTTATAAATCAACTTTTCTTCCTCGAATTCTGGGCTTTATTTATACCCTGGCAGGCATAGGCTATCTGAGCAATAGCCTTGCCATGTTTCTGTTTCCTCCTTTACTCGCGCTTCTTTTTCCGTATAGTCTGCTTCCCGCCTTTATTGGAGAATCTTCCATGAGCCTGTGGATGATCGTGAAGGGCGTGAATATTCAAAAGTGGCGCGAAAAGGCATCGCAAAAACAAGTTGCAGAAAGGGGATCAGACCATGCCTGA
- a CDS encoding tetratricopeptide repeat protein: MNKIIQMGCAFLVLTISAFGQTKIEQAKTSFEQRKYDRVKNILASIDKEDPAFADAQYYLGRVAYEEKEYEEAADLFNEAIDTNDKVADYHHWLGNAYRNRALVSNPLTGAMLAPKIRKAWEKAATLDDKNIDARISLVGYYTEAPGFMGGSIDKAKDIANQLIKLSPAIGHREMGEIFMLEKNYEKALLLFEESLKENPEGYVSIYQVGKASALSGQRLERGEECLKKYLTHTPQTGEPSHAGANMRLAQIKEKMGNKVEAKRLYEIALRSDGRLKEAKEGLERVSK, translated from the coding sequence ATGAATAAAATAATCCAGATGGGCTGTGCTTTTTTAGTACTAACGATTAGTGCGTTTGGCCAAACTAAGATTGAGCAGGCCAAAACTTCTTTTGAGCAGAGGAAATATGACCGGGTAAAAAATATACTTGCATCGATTGACAAGGAAGACCCGGCTTTCGCGGACGCACAGTATTACCTTGGTAGGGTTGCTTATGAGGAAAAGGAATATGAAGAGGCGGCGGATCTATTTAATGAAGCAATTGATACCAATGATAAAGTGGCTGACTACCATCACTGGTTGGGGAATGCGTATAGAAACAGAGCGCTGGTTTCAAACCCGTTGACAGGCGCAATGCTGGCGCCCAAAATAAGAAAGGCATGGGAAAAGGCTGCTACTCTTGACGACAAAAACATTGATGCGCGTATTTCACTAGTCGGGTATTATACAGAAGCGCCCGGCTTTATGGGTGGAAGCATAGACAAAGCAAAGGATATAGCAAACCAGCTTATTAAATTGAGCCCCGCTATTGGACACCGGGAGATGGGCGAAATCTTTATGTTGGAGAAGAATTATGAAAAGGCCCTTCTTCTTTTTGAAGAATCGCTCAAGGAAAACCCTGAAGGCTATGTTTCCATTTATCAAGTTGGGAAAGCGAGCGCATTGTCCGGCCAAAGACTGGAGCGCGGGGAAGAATGTTTAAAGAAATATCTGACACACACGCCTCAAACGGGCGAGCCTTCTCATGCAGGCGCTAACATGCGGCTTGCTCAGATCAAAGAGAAGATGGGAAATAAAGTTGAAGCAAAAAGGCTTTATGAGATCGCATTAAGATCGGATGGCCGTTTGAAAGAAGCCAAGGAGGGGTTGGAGCGGGTTTCTAAGTAG
- a CDS encoding histidine kinase encodes MSACPRTVHLRIIHFMVNNISSSAARREPFVFYLWAGVVYFGLMLLFDVTNHLDTFFLRTINSLWLTAYILGLYYFLFEYCLPYVRFTLAGIVMSLLTLFLWFLLISLGLFYWRYFGIWIGLYSPYLEYISVMAGVYNQFQNNAFSIAFFGIAKHLSTHYRLRLLTQQLHIEKQQAELNFIKAQTNPHFLFNTLNNIYSLARDKSTLASESILRLSKILRYMIYEATVELIDIEKEINIIEDYIALERLRYDNTLRIIFKHTVDRNHSIPPLLLIPLVENAFKHGASQSTAEPRVSVNLSVKLGKLEFKVENSIEEDVDNPSGKENIGHQNLKRQLELLFTDYEFSVEKNNNVYTALLRINLNSYVSNKLHHR; translated from the coding sequence ATGAGCGCATGCCCCAGGACGGTTCATCTGAGGATCATTCATTTTATGGTAAATAATATTTCAAGTAGTGCGGCAAGAAGAGAGCCCTTTGTTTTTTATCTGTGGGCAGGGGTCGTCTATTTCGGGCTGATGTTGCTGTTTGATGTAACAAATCATCTTGATACGTTCTTCCTTAGAACTATCAATTCACTATGGCTTACAGCTTATATCCTCGGCTTATACTATTTTCTGTTTGAGTATTGTCTTCCCTACGTCAGGTTTACGCTTGCCGGAATTGTCATGTCACTATTAACATTGTTTCTTTGGTTTCTGTTAATTTCATTGGGACTTTTTTATTGGAGGTATTTTGGAATATGGATCGGATTATATTCGCCCTATCTGGAATACATTTCCGTCATGGCCGGAGTTTACAATCAGTTCCAAAATAATGCCTTCTCGATCGCATTTTTTGGAATCGCTAAGCACTTATCGACTCATTACCGATTAAGGCTCTTAACGCAACAGCTGCACATTGAGAAGCAGCAGGCCGAACTTAATTTCATTAAGGCTCAAACCAATCCCCATTTCTTATTCAATACGCTTAATAACATATACTCCTTGGCACGTGACAAGTCCACTTTGGCATCCGAATCTATCTTGCGGCTATCAAAGATTCTTCGCTATATGATTTATGAAGCCACGGTCGAATTAATCGATATTGAAAAAGAAATCAATATCATTGAAGACTATATAGCTCTTGAGAGATTACGCTACGATAATACATTAAGGATCATCTTTAAACATACGGTGGACAGGAATCATTCTATTCCGCCATTGCTTTTAATTCCGCTTGTTGAGAATGCTTTTAAGCACGGCGCTTCCCAATCGACCGCAGAGCCGCGCGTAAGCGTTAATCTTTCTGTCAAGCTAGGTAAACTGGAATTCAAAGTTGAGAATTCTATTGAGGAGGACGTAGATAATCCTTCCGGCAAAGAGAATATTGGTCACCAGAATCTAAAGCGGCAATTAGAATTGTTGTTTACGGATTATGAATTTTCAGTGGAGAAAAATAACAACGTATATACGGCCCTATTAAGGATAAATTTAAACAGTTATGTCTCAAATAAGCTGCATCATCGTTGA
- a CDS encoding response regulator transcription factor, whose product MSQISCIIVEDEPLAVKILTDYVRQVPFLALKGTFKNALLAIDFLKNHKIDLILLDIHLPKMKGFQFLKTLPSPPSVIVTTAYHQYAIEGFDLNVTDYLLKPFEFERFVKAVNKVKGKLETAGNPGTTGDYFFLTVSKKKVKLAFVDIVYVESQREYVKVVTHEKAYLSKISTHEIEKLLPANLFKRVHRSYIISTKWIKSYTFDQVDVDGVSIPIGRNYKHVTDEF is encoded by the coding sequence ATGTCTCAAATAAGCTGCATCATCGTTGAAGACGAACCGTTGGCGGTAAAGATTTTGACAGACTACGTTCGTCAAGTCCCTTTCCTGGCGCTCAAAGGAACATTTAAGAACGCCTTGTTGGCAATTGATTTTCTGAAGAATCACAAAATAGATCTGATTCTTTTGGACATACATTTACCTAAGATGAAGGGATTTCAGTTTCTGAAAACTTTGCCTTCACCGCCCTCAGTGATTGTGACCACAGCTTACCATCAATATGCGATCGAAGGATTTGATCTCAATGTTACTGATTATTTACTAAAGCCTTTTGAATTTGAACGATTTGTGAAAGCCGTAAATAAAGTAAAAGGAAAGCTGGAGACCGCAGGCAATCCTGGAACGACCGGGGATTATTTCTTTCTCACTGTTAGTAAAAAGAAAGTTAAGTTAGCCTTTGTGGACATTGTTTACGTTGAAAGTCAAAGGGAATATGTTAAAGTAGTTACCCATGAAAAGGCTTACCTATCAAAAATCAGTACTCATGAGATAGAGAAGCTTCTCCCTGCCAACCTCTTCAAGCGTGTTCACCGTTCTTATATTATCTCAACAAAATGGATAAAGTCTTATACTTTTGATCAGGTAGACGTGGATGGCGTTTCAATCCCCATCGGAAGAAATTATAAACATGTTACCGATGAGTTTTAA